A genomic region of Capra hircus breed San Clemente chromosome 19, ASM170441v1, whole genome shotgun sequence contains the following coding sequences:
- the KRT26 gene encoding keratin, type I cytoskeletal 26 isoform X1, whose product MSFRLSGGSRRLCSQAGTGRLTGGRTGFRAGNVCSGLGAGSSFSGPLGSVSSKGSFSHGGGGLGSGVCTGFLENEHGLLPGNEKVTLQNLNDRLASYLDHVCTLEEANADLEQKIKGWYEKYGPGSGRQLAHDYSKYFSVTEDLKRQIISVTTCNASIVLQNENARLTADDFRLKCENELALHQSVEADINGLHRVMDELTLCTSDLEMQCEALSEELTYLQKNHQELFQEMKVMQGAAGGNVNVEINAAPGVDLTVLLNNMRAEYEDLAEQNREDAEAWFNEKSTSLHQQISDDAGAAMAARNELMELKRNLQTLEIELQSLLAMKHSYECSLAETESNYCHQLQQIQEQIGAMEDQLQQIRMETEGQKLEHERLLDVKIFLEKEIEMYCKLIDGEGRKSKSTCYKSEGRGPKNSENQVKDSKEEAVVKTVVGELDQLGSVLSLRVHSVEEKSSKISNITMEQRLPSKVP is encoded by the exons ATGTCTTTTCGACTTTCTGGTGGATCCAGGCGGCTCTGCTCTCAAGCTGGCACTGGTCGGCTAACTGGTGGAAGGACAGGCTTCAGGGCTGGAAATGTATGCAGTGGGTTGGGAGCAGGAAGCAGCTTCTCTGGCCCTCTTGGAAGCGTTTCTTCTAAAGGAAGTTTCTCTCATGGTGGTGGAGGGTTGGGAAGTGGTGTCTGTACTGGTTTTCTTGAAAATGAGCATGGCCTCCTCCCTGGGAATGAAAAGGTAACACTGCAGAACCTCAATGACCGCCTGGCATCCTATCTGGACCACGTGTGTACTCTGGAGGAGGCCAACGCTGACCTCGAGCAGAAAATCAAGGGCTGGTATGAGAAATATGGGCCTGGTTCTGGCCGGCAACTTGCTCATGACTATAGTAAATATTTCTCAGTCACTGAAGATCTCAAAAGGCAG ATTATTTCTGTGACTACCTGTAATGCCAGCATTGttctacaaaatgaaaatgccAGACTGACCGCTGATGACTTCAGGCTGAA GTGTGAAAATGAGCTTGCTCTCCACCAGAGTGTTGAGGCTGACATCAATGGTCTTCACAGAGTTATGGATGAGCTGACTCTTTGTACAAGTGACCTGGAGATGCAGTGTGAAGCACTCAGTGAGGAACTGACATATCTCCAAAAAAATCACCAGGAG CTTTTCCAGGAAATGAAAGTCATGCAGGGTGCAGCCGGGGGGAACGTGAACGTGGAGATAAATGCAGCCCCAGGAGTGGACCTCACTGTTCTGTTGAACAACATGAGGGCTGAGTACGAGGACTTGGCGGAACAGAACCGTGAAGATGCCGAGGCCTGGTTTAACGAGAAG AGCACATCGCTGCATCAGCAGATTTCTGACGATGCGGGAGCGGCTATGGCAGCCAGAAATGAGCTGATGGAACTGAAGCGCAACCTGCAAACCTTGGAAATAGAACTTCAGTCCCTCCTGGCCATG AAACATTCCTACGAATGCTCCTTGGCTGAGACTGAAAGCAATTACTGCCATCAGCTCCAGCAAATCCAAGAGCAGATTGGAGCAATGGAGGACCAACTCCAGCAGATTCGGATGGAAACAGAAGGCCAGAAGCTTGAGCACGAAAGGCTTCTCGAtgtcaaaatatttttagaaaaagaaattgaaatgtaTTGCAAATTAATAGATGGGGAAGGAAG aaaaagcaagtcCACATGTTACAAATCAGAAGGGCGTGGGCCCAAAAATTCTGAAAATCAAGTCAAAG actcAAAAGAAGAAGCTGTTGTCAAAACAGTGGTTGGGGAACTTGATCAGCTTGGCAGCGTCCTCTCACTAAGAGTCCACTCGGTTGAagaaaaatcctcaaaaataAGCAACATTACAATGGAGCAACGACTGCCTTCTAAAGTCCCTTAA
- the KRT26 gene encoding type I keratin 26 (The RefSeq protein has 5 substitutions compared to this genomic sequence), giving the protein MSFRLSGVSRRLCSQAGTGRLTGGRTGFRAGNVCSGLGAGSSFSGPLGSVSSKGSFSHGGGGLGSGVCTGFLENEHGLLPGNEKVTLQNLNDRLASYLDHVCTLEEANADLEQKIKGWYEKYGPGSGRQLAHDYSKYFSVTEDLKRQIISVTTCNASIVLQNENARLTADDFRLKCENELALHQSVEADINGLHRVMDELTLCTSDLEMQCEALSEELTYLKKNHQEEMKVMQGAARGNVNVEINAAPGVDLTVLLNNMRAEYEDLAEQNHEDAEAWFSEKSTSLHQQISDDAGAAMAARNELMELKRNLQTLEIELQSLLAMKHSYECSLAETESNYCHQLQQIQEQIGAMEDQLQQIRMETEGQKLEHERLLDVKIFLEKEIEMYCKLIDGEGRKSKSTCYKSEGRGPKNSENQVKDSKEEAVVKTVVGELDQLGSVLSLRVHSVEEKSSKISNITMEQRLPSKVP; this is encoded by the exons ATGTCTTTTCGACTTTCTGGTGGATCCAGGCGGCTCTGCTCTCAAGCTGGCACTGGTCGGCTAACTGGTGGAAGGACAGGCTTCAGGGCTGGAAATGTATGCAGTGGGTTGGGAGCAGGAAGCAGCTTCTCTGGCCCTCTTGGAAGCGTTTCTTCTAAAGGAAGTTTCTCTCATGGTGGTGGAGGGTTGGGAAGTGGTGTCTGTACTGGTTTTCTTGAAAATGAGCATGGCCTCCTCCCTGGGAATGAAAAGGTAACACTGCAGAACCTCAATGACCGCCTGGCATCCTATCTGGACCACGTGTGTACTCTGGAGGAGGCCAACGCTGACCTCGAGCAGAAAATCAAGGGCTGGTATGAGAAATATGGGCCTGGTTCTGGCCGGCAACTTGCTCATGACTATAGTAAATATTTCTCAGTCACTGAAGATCTCAAAAGGCAG ATTATTTCTGTGACTACCTGTAATGCCAGCATTGttctacaaaatgaaaatgccAGACTGACCGCTGATGACTTCAGGCTGAA GTGTGAAAATGAGCTTGCTCTCCACCAGAGTGTTGAGGCTGACATCAATGGTCTTCACAGAGTTATGGATGAGCTGACTCTTTGTACAAGTGACCTGGAGATGCAGTGTGAAGCACTCAGTGAGGAACTGACATATCTCCAAAAAAATCACCAGGAG GAAATGAAAGTCATGCAGGGTGCAGCCGGGGGGAACGTGAACGTGGAGATAAATGCAGCCCCAGGAGTGGACCTCACTGTTCTGTTGAACAACATGAGGGCTGAGTACGAGGACTTGGCGGAACAGAACCGTGAAGATGCCGAGGCCTGGTTTAACGAGAAG AGCACATCGCTGCATCAGCAGATTTCTGACGATGCGGGAGCGGCTATGGCAGCCAGAAATGAGCTGATGGAACTGAAGCGCAACCTGCAAACCTTGGAAATAGAACTTCAGTCCCTCCTGGCCATG AAACATTCCTACGAATGCTCCTTGGCTGAGACTGAAAGCAATTACTGCCATCAGCTCCAGCAAATCCAAGAGCAGATTGGAGCAATGGAGGACCAACTCCAGCAGATTCGGATGGAAACAGAAGGCCAGAAGCTTGAGCACGAAAGGCTTCTCGAtgtcaaaatatttttagaaaaagaaattgaaatgtaTTGCAAATTAATAGATGGGGAAGGAAG aaaaagcaagtcCACATGTTACAAATCAGAAGGGCGTGGGCCCAAAAATTCTGAAAATCAAGTCAAAG actcAAAAGAAGAAGCTGTTGTCAAAACAGTGGTTGGGGAACTTGATCAGCTTGGCAGCGTCCTCTCACTAAGAGTCCACTCGGTTGAagaaaaatcctcaaaaataAGCAACATTACAATGGAGCAACGACTGCCTTCTAAAGTCCCTTAA